The Helianthus annuus cultivar XRQ/B chromosome 16, HanXRQr2.0-SUNRISE, whole genome shotgun sequence genome includes a window with the following:
- the LOC110916058 gene encoding peptidyl-prolyl cis-trans isomerase FKBP43, whose translation MAFWGIEVKPGKPYTHSSKNGGSGRLRISQATLAVGNATLKSLVQCNVGDKRPVLLCALLPNKTESLQLDLEFDEAEDVMFSVIGPRGVYLTGYYVGHNRHSNMQDDSESFGEDIANSDTHESNRCSDEDEYEDSFINDDEPEPLTPSPVSSNKDDDDDNDDDEGDITKNRNGNGRLKRLKKRYQSIESDDEMSVPESNDEDDHPISSKCKNNKSKASGDQVNKETLAEVDKKTKSNDDKLKSDAEVTPVRKSKRNKKKQESVKEEKATDVLATKDDQKPNEMGELLTSADVDSEKKSKKKKRKGRSEVNVDGTDNNLLAGNKQNDDQHEANGNQSDEKKVKKKRRKASKTQEIDGNTNADVEKENTKQSPTEPESCNKKTLSNGLVIEDLVTGNSKGKVAAAGRKVKVQYVVKLKDNGHVVSSNGDTPHKFRLGDKDVIEGLNVGLEGMRVGDKRRLTIPPSMSLGYKGDGENVPPNSWLVYDVEMTSIH comes from the exons ATGGCTTTCTGGG GAATCGAAGTGAAACCTGGAAAACCGTACACGCATTCATCCAAAAACGGTGGTAGCGGACGCCTACGAATTTCTCAG GCAACATTGGCTGTTGGAAATGCAACACTGAAGAGTTTGGTGCAATGCAACGTAGGGGATAAACGCCCCGTTCTTTTATGTGCACTTCTGCCTAATAAGACGGAATCATTGCAATTAGATTTGGAATTTGATGAAGCTGAAGATGTAATGTTTTCTGTTATCGGTCCACGTGGCGTGTACCTCACTGGTTACTATGTTGGTCACAACCGACATTCAAATATGCAAGATGATTC AGAATCATTTGGAGAGGATATTGCAAATTCCGATACACATGAATCAAATCGTTGTAGTGATGAGGATGAATACGAAGATAGCTTTATTAACGATGATGAACCTGAACCTCTTACACCTTCTCCTGTTTCAAGTAACAAAG ATGACGATGATGATAACGATGATGATGAGGGGGATATTACAAAGAACAGAAATGGGAATGGTCGTCTTAAAAGACTCAAAAAGAGGTATCAGTCGATAGAATCCGACGATGAAATGAGTGTACCCGAGAgtaatgatgaagatgatcatCCAATTTCATCCAAATGCAAGAACAATAAGTCAAAAGCGTCGGGTGACCAAGTCAACAAAGAAACGCTTGCTGAGGTGGACAAGAAGACAAAAAGTAACGATGATAAGTTGAAGTCAGATGCTGAAGTAACACCAGTAAGAAAATCAAAAAGAAATAAGAAAAAGCAAGAGTCCGTTAAAGAGGAAAAGGCTACTGATGTGTTGGCTACTAAAGATGATCAAAAACCTAATGAAAT GGGCGAGCTGTTGACTTCTGCTGACGTGGACTCTGAAAAGAAGtcgaaaaagaagaaaagaaaaggacgTAGTGAAGTAAATGTTGACGGTACAGACAACAATCTGCTTGCAGGAAATAAACAAAATGATGATCAACATGAAGCTAATGGAAACCAGTCAGACGAgaaaaaagttaaaaagaaaaggaGAAAAGCGAGTAAAACACAAGAGATTGATGGAAACACAAACGCTGATGTTGAAAAAGAAAATACTAAACAGTCTCCAACGGAACCCGAATCATGCAACAAAAAGACATTATCTAATGGACTTGTAATTGAAGACCTTGTGACAGGCAACTCTAAAGGAAAAGTGGCTGCTGCTGGAAGAAAG GTTAAGGTTCAGTATGTTGTAAAATTAAAAGATAATGGACACGTCGTAAGTTCAAATGGCGATACTCCCCATAAGTTTCGGCTAG GTGACAAAGACGTTATAGAGGGGTTGAACGTTGGTCTAGAAG GTATGCGGGTCGGTGATAAAAGAAGACTTACTATCCCGCCATCAATGAG TTTGGGGTATAAAGGAGATGGTGAGAATGTACCCCCAAATTCATGGCTGGTGTATGATGTAGAAATGACTAGCATCCATTGA
- the LOC110917594 gene encoding uncharacterized protein LOC110917594 encodes MKLVWSPETASKAYIDTVKTCKKLKESDHVELISAMAGGWKPRMIVEAWSSGSNITTSIGLGIAARHLGARYVCIVQNKRSKLEYEAAAKDHGSPIPELMVGEANDVMARLPEEVEFMVVDGGRKDLYELFGLAKLSHRGAVFLCTNGKPRFTVGFRWNLVIKDNYRLVRSAIIPVGQGLYIAYVKKNRESEKSSFRNSSRWITRIDQKTGEEHVFRG; translated from the exons ATGAAGTTGGTTTGGTCACCGGAGACGGCTTCaaaagcatacatagacactgtTAAAACC TGCAAAAAGTTAAAGGAATCCGACCATGTAGAGCTAATATCCGCTATGGCGGGCGGGTGGAAACCAAGAATGATTGTCGAAGCATGGTCGAGTGGGAGCAATATCACCACAAGCATAGGGTTGGGTATCGCGGCACGCCACCTAGGTGCACGTTACGTTTGCATAGTGCAAAACAAACGTTCAAAACTAGAGTATGAGGCAGCTGCAAAGGATCATGGCTCGCCCATCCCCGAATTGATGGTGGGAGAAGCCAATGATGTTATGGCAAGACTACCCGAGGAGGTCGAGTTCATGGTGGTTGATGGGGGGCGTAAAGACTTGTACGAATTGTTTGGGCTAGCTAAACTGAGCCACCGTGGCGCGGTCTTCTTGTGCACAAATGGTAAGCCACGGTTCACGGTGGGGTTCCGGTGGAACTTGGTGATCAAAGACAATTATCGGCTTGTGAGATCTGCGATTATTCCGGTAGGACAAGGATTGTATATTGCATATGTAAAGAAGAACCGTGAATCGGAAAAGTCATCGTTTAGAAATAGTAGTCGATGGATTACAAGAATAGATCAAAAGACAGGTGAAGAACATGTCTTCCGAGGATGA